Proteins from a single region of Flavobacterium sp. YJ01:
- a CDS encoding lysophospholipid acyltransferase family protein, which yields MGLFKRNPFGHILFIKKWLIRILGAMTHRRYRGFNELQIEGSEIIKTLPDTNVLFISNHQTYFADVVAMFHVFNASLSGRQDTIKNIGYLWQPKMNIYYVAAKETMQAGLLPRILAYVGAITVERTWRAKGVDVTEKREINPNDTENIKIALADGWVITFPQGTTKSFKPVRKGTAHIIKQHKPIVIPIVIDGFRRSFDKKGLRMKKKGILQSFIIKEPLEIDYENDTIDEIVEKVEYAIEQHPSFLKVIPAEEIKAQEELNRLRQWEY from the coding sequence ATGGGATTGTTTAAACGAAATCCTTTTGGGCATATATTATTCATCAAGAAATGGTTGATCCGTATTTTGGGAGCCATGACGCATAGAAGATATAGAGGTTTTAATGAATTACAGATTGAGGGATCTGAAATTATTAAAACGCTTCCAGATACTAATGTCTTATTTATATCAAATCACCAGACTTATTTTGCAGACGTTGTAGCGATGTTTCATGTCTTTAACGCAAGTTTATCAGGGCGTCAAGATACTATTAAGAACATTGGTTATTTGTGGCAACCAAAGATGAATATATACTACGTTGCTGCAAAGGAAACAATGCAAGCTGGTTTATTGCCAAGAATTTTAGCTTACGTTGGTGCAATCACGGTAGAAAGAACTTGGCGTGCAAAAGGTGTTGATGTAACCGAAAAGCGCGAAATAAATCCAAATGATACTGAAAATATTAAAATTGCTCTTGCAGATGGCTGGGTAATTACTTTTCCTCAAGGAACTACAAAATCATTCAAGCCAGTTCGTAAAGGAACTGCACATATTATCAAACAACATAAACCAATCGTAATTCCCATTGTTATTGACGGTTTCCGCCGTTCTTTTGATAAAAAAGGACTTAGAATGAAGAAAAAAGGAATTCTGCAATCTTTCATTATCAAAGAACCTTTAGAAATTGATTATGAAAATGATACAATTGATGAAATTGTAGAAAAAGTAGAATACGCAATCGAACAACATCCATCATTCTTAAAAGTTATTCCTGCTGAAGAAATCAAAGCGCAAGAAGAGCTTAACAGATTGAGACAGTGGGAATACTAG
- a CDS encoding sigma-70 family RNA polymerase sigma factor — protein sequence MSENLEQSFVAQLQANQNIIHKICRLYTAGEDAHKDLFQEITIQLWKAYPKFRGDSKFSTWTYRVALNTAITLYRKTKRTISTVDYENHQHFVKDVDYNYEEEEQIKLMYKAVYQLNDIEKALVFMYLEDKDYQEIAETLGISEVNARVKMNRIKGKLKKILNP from the coding sequence ATGAGCGAAAATCTAGAACAGTCATTTGTTGCGCAGCTGCAAGCAAATCAGAATATAATCCACAAGATTTGTAGATTATATACTGCTGGCGAAGATGCTCATAAAGATCTGTTTCAAGAGATTACCATTCAGCTTTGGAAAGCTTATCCAAAATTTAGAGGTGACAGTAAATTTTCGACATGGACTTATCGTGTTGCATTAAATACTGCAATTACACTATACCGAAAAACCAAAAGAACTATTTCTACCGTAGATTATGAAAATCATCAGCATTTTGTAAAAGATGTTGATTATAATTATGAAGAAGAGGAACAAATTAAACTGATGTACAAAGCAGTTTATCAATTGAATGACATCGAAAAAGCATTAGTTTTTATGTATTTAGAAGACAAAGATTATCAAGAAATAGCTGAAACCTTAGGAATAAGCGAAGTGAATGCGCGCGTGAAAATGAACAGAATTAAGGGGAAACTTAAAAAAATACTAAATCCTTAA
- a CDS encoding nitronate monooxygenase, whose translation MNKITKLFNIKYPIIQGGMIWNSGYKLASAVSNAGGLGLIGAGSMYPEVLREHIQKCKKATDKPFGVNIPMLYPNIEEIMNIVVEEGVKIVFTSAGNPKTWTSFLKEKGITVVHVVSSSVFALKAQDAGVDAVVAEGFEAGGHNGREETTTLTLIPMVKEKIQIPLIAAGGIATGRGMLAAMVLGADGVQVGSRFAASVESSSHNNFKETIVNTKEGDTQLTLKELAPVRLIKNKFYQDVQDLYQKCPSKEELIQLLGRARAKKGMFEGDLEEGELEIGQVAGLIHDILPVEEIIQQMIAEFELASKEKTKFEF comes from the coding sequence ATGAATAAAATCACTAAGCTTTTTAATATAAAATATCCAATTATTCAAGGAGGAATGATTTGGAATAGCGGTTATAAATTGGCTTCCGCAGTAAGTAATGCGGGAGGTTTAGGACTTATTGGTGCAGGTTCAATGTATCCAGAAGTTTTACGCGAGCATATTCAGAAATGCAAAAAAGCTACCGATAAACCATTTGGAGTTAATATTCCGATGTTGTATCCTAACATAGAGGAAATCATGAATATTGTGGTTGAAGAAGGCGTAAAAATCGTTTTTACTTCGGCAGGGAATCCTAAAACGTGGACTTCATTTTTAAAAGAAAAAGGAATAACCGTTGTCCATGTTGTAAGCAGCAGTGTTTTTGCTTTAAAAGCACAAGACGCTGGTGTTGATGCCGTCGTAGCGGAAGGTTTTGAAGCAGGCGGTCACAACGGCCGAGAAGAAACTACAACATTGACATTGATTCCGATGGTGAAAGAAAAAATCCAAATTCCGTTAATTGCGGCAGGAGGAATTGCAACAGGAAGAGGAATGCTGGCAGCAATGGTTTTAGGTGCAGATGGCGTTCAGGTCGGAAGCCGATTTGCAGCATCTGTAGAATCTTCATCACACAATAATTTTAAAGAAACGATAGTTAATACTAAAGAAGGCGATACACAATTGACTTTGAAAGAATTAGCGCCAGTTAGATTGATAAAAAATAAATTTTATCAGGATGTTCAGGATTTGTATCAAAAATGTCCTTCTAAAGAAGAATTGATTCAGCTTTTGGGGCGTGCCAGAGCTAAAAAAGGAATGTTTGAAGGAGATTTGGAAGAAGGCGAATTAGAAATTGGACAAGTGGCAGGTTTGATTCATGATATTTTGCCTGTAGAAGAAATTATTCAACAAATGATTGCCGAATTTGAACTCGCATCCAAAGAAAAGACTAAATTTGAGTTTTAA
- a CDS encoding aminoacyl-histidine dipeptidase — protein sequence MSQEIRNLEPKALWNKFADLNAVPRPSKKEERVIEFMKNFGNSLGLETFEDEIRNVIIRKPATPGMENRKPIVMQGHLDMVHQKNADTVFDFDTQGIDMYIDGDWVRARGTTLGADNGLGVATIMAILESKDIPHPAIEALFTVDEETGMTGALNLKGGILQGQILLNLDTEEDDEIDIGCAGGIDVTATRTYHEEEVPEGSVGYTITVKGLNGGHSGMDIHKGLGNANKIMNRLLFDAFENFGLQIVEINGGSLRNAIPRESVAKVIISQMFDEAYVYDMQEIIADIKAEYKTTEPNLSIEIVKGDLPEKVMDLGVQEGIIRAIYAAQNGVYKMSADMADLVETSNNIARVVIKDGEILVGCLTRSSVESSKFDLANSLRSAFELVGCEVELSGSYPGWTPNVNSEILEVLKEIYEKQNGEQPKVVACHAGLECGILGTNYPDMDMISFGPTIHGAHSPDERASISSAQKYWKFVLEILSNIPVKG from the coding sequence ATGAGTCAAGAAATAAGAAATCTGGAACCAAAAGCACTTTGGAACAAATTTGCAGATCTAAATGCTGTTCCTCGTCCATCGAAGAAAGAAGAGCGTGTAATTGAGTTTATGAAAAACTTTGGAAACAGCTTAGGTTTAGAAACTTTCGAAGATGAAATCAGAAATGTAATTATTAGAAAACCGGCGACTCCAGGAATGGAAAATCGTAAGCCAATTGTAATGCAAGGACATTTAGATATGGTGCACCAAAAAAATGCAGATACAGTTTTTGATTTTGATACACAAGGAATCGACATGTATATTGACGGTGACTGGGTTCGCGCGCGTGGCACAACGCTTGGAGCTGATAATGGGTTAGGAGTGGCGACTATTATGGCAATTCTAGAAAGCAAAGATATTCCGCATCCTGCAATCGAGGCTTTGTTTACTGTTGATGAAGAAACAGGAATGACAGGAGCTTTAAATCTAAAAGGTGGTATTTTACAAGGACAGATTTTGTTAAATCTTGATACAGAAGAAGATGATGAAATTGATATCGGTTGTGCGGGAGGAATTGATGTAACAGCAACAAGAACATATCATGAAGAAGAAGTTCCGGAAGGTTCTGTTGGTTATACAATTACCGTAAAAGGATTAAACGGAGGGCATTCAGGAATGGATATTCATAAAGGATTAGGAAATGCTAATAAAATTATGAATCGTTTGTTATTTGATGCATTTGAAAACTTTGGTTTGCAGATTGTTGAAATTAATGGAGGAAGTCTTAGAAATGCGATTCCGAGAGAAAGCGTTGCTAAAGTTATTATTTCTCAAATGTTTGATGAAGCTTACGTTTATGATATGCAGGAAATTATTGCAGACATAAAAGCAGAATACAAAACAACTGAACCAAACTTATCTATTGAAATTGTAAAAGGTGATTTGCCAGAGAAAGTAATGGATTTAGGAGTTCAGGAAGGAATTATCAGGGCAATATACGCAGCACAAAATGGAGTTTATAAAATGAGTGCTGATATGGCTGATTTGGTTGAAACTTCAAATAATATTGCTCGTGTTGTGATAAAAGACGGAGAAATTTTGGTTGGATGCTTAACGCGTTCTTCTGTAGAATCTTCAAAATTTGATTTGGCAAATTCGTTACGTTCTGCGTTTGAATTGGTTGGATGCGAAGTTGAGCTTTCTGGTTCTTATCCTGGATGGACTCCAAACGTAAATTCTGAAATCTTAGAAGTTTTAAAAGAAATATACGAAAAACAAAATGGAGAACAACCAAAAGTTGTAGCTTGTCACGCTGGTTTAGAGTGCGGAATCTTAGGAACAAATTATCCAGATATGGACATGATTTCTTTTGGACCAACTATTCATGGAGCACACTCTCCAGATGAAAGAGCAAGTATTTCTTCGGCTCAGAAATATTGGAAATTTGTCTTAGAAATTCTTTCTAATATACCAGTTAAGGGTTAG
- a CDS encoding S8 family serine peptidase: MKYNFTFILILLSFTVFGQEEAWVYFNAKPNAQAFFANPLTELSQKALDRRTNQNIALDITDAPLETSYVNQITASNGITVMAQSKWLNALHIRGSQANVNALKTLAFVQKIEFADKTLNTSAKKVSENQINKTKNKLETTIDYAYGNSANQIQMLNGQVLHQQNYTGEGKIIAVFDAGFPGVNTAHPFENLRNNNKILGGYDYTERNANFYAGGSHGTMVLSTMGGYKENALIGTAPNASYYLFITEIEKDNIENPLEESLWVEAAEKADALGVDIITTSLGYFGDRNESRYNHTYSEMNGITTFISRGAEIAFSKGILVFASAGNEGTQTENHIGSPADAVSVLAVGSVTATKTRSSFSSIGPSYDGRIKPDIMAQGTAAVVSSVNGTIGTANGTSFSCPIMAGMAASLWQAFPTKTNKEIRQMILASSDRFTTPDNNYGYGIPNFGSTLSVDNFIAETAFSVYPNPVKNTVTFSFLNQNNTASVTIYSVLGQKLIEEKINSSNPVLSLQSLQSGLYFYSFDTENLHKTGKIIKQ, translated from the coding sequence ATGAAATATAACTTTACTTTTATTTTAATACTTCTTTCTTTTACGGTATTCGGGCAAGAAGAAGCTTGGGTTTATTTTAATGCTAAACCTAATGCTCAGGCTTTTTTTGCTAATCCATTAACAGAACTTTCTCAGAAAGCTTTAGATCGAAGAACCAATCAAAATATAGCATTAGATATTACCGATGCGCCTTTAGAAACTTCCTATGTGAACCAAATTACGGCAAGCAATGGTATAACGGTTATGGCTCAGTCTAAATGGCTTAACGCGCTTCATATCCGTGGTTCTCAGGCAAATGTTAATGCTTTGAAAACTTTGGCTTTCGTACAAAAAATAGAATTTGCAGATAAAACTTTAAACACTTCGGCAAAAAAAGTTTCTGAAAATCAGATTAATAAAACAAAAAACAAGTTAGAAACCACAATTGATTACGCTTACGGTAATTCTGCTAATCAAATTCAGATGTTGAACGGACAAGTTTTGCATCAGCAGAATTATACTGGGGAAGGAAAAATTATAGCAGTTTTTGATGCAGGCTTTCCGGGTGTTAACACAGCGCACCCATTTGAAAATCTTCGAAACAACAATAAAATTTTGGGTGGTTACGATTATACCGAAAGAAATGCTAATTTTTATGCAGGCGGTAGTCATGGGACAATGGTGCTTTCTACAATGGGCGGCTACAAAGAAAATGCTTTAATAGGAACTGCTCCAAATGCATCATACTACCTTTTTATCACAGAAATAGAAAAAGATAATATTGAGAATCCGTTGGAAGAATCACTTTGGGTTGAAGCAGCGGAAAAAGCTGATGCTTTGGGAGTTGATATTATTACAACTTCATTAGGTTATTTTGGAGATCGTAACGAATCGAGATACAATCATACTTATAGCGAGATGAACGGAATTACGACTTTTATTTCTCGTGGCGCAGAGATTGCTTTTAGCAAAGGAATTTTAGTATTCGCATCGGCTGGAAATGAAGGAACTCAGACAGAAAATCATATTGGTTCTCCTGCCGATGCAGTTTCTGTTTTGGCAGTTGGTTCTGTTACGGCAACTAAAACAAGGTCTAGTTTTAGTTCAATCGGACCAAGTTACGACGGCAGAATAAAACCAGATATTATGGCGCAGGGAACAGCTGCGGTCGTTTCTAGTGTAAATGGAACTATTGGCACAGCAAACGGAACTTCTTTTTCATGTCCGATTATGGCGGGAATGGCAGCTTCTTTATGGCAAGCTTTCCCAACTAAAACCAATAAAGAAATCAGACAGATGATTTTGGCTTCTTCTGATCGATTTACGACGCCAGATAATAATTACGGTTACGGAATTCCGAATTTTGGATCAACTTTAAGTGTAGATAATTTTATTGCAGAAACGGCTTTTTCGGTTTATCCAAATCCAGTAAAAAATACAGTTACTTTTTCTTTTTTAAATCAAAATAATACGGCTTCAGTAACTATTTATTCTGTTTTAGGGCAAAAGTTAATTGAAGAAAAAATTAATAGTTCAAATCCAGTTCTTTCGCTTCAATCTTTACAAAGCGGACTTTATTTTTACAGTTTTGATACTGAAAATCTGCATAAGACAGGAAAAATCATCAAGCAATAA
- a CDS encoding DUF3810 domain-containing protein: protein MKSKYILPIFLLVQIIFLRILRYFPDYVEGFYSNNIFRRISHFLRIGLGKIPFSLGDCIYAFLILAIIGWFWKIRKTWRTDWKDHILTILSKISVFYFFFHLLWAFNYYREPLFEKMEIKREYTDADLLNFTLRLIAKTNEVQYQITKNKTSKVVFPYSQKESFQMILNGYDNLAKEHPYFKYKTLSVKKSLFSVPLTYMGFGGYLNPFTNEAQINDLLPMYNFPLTTSHEMAHQIGFASENECNFIGVLASVKNENLYYQYSGYSFTLRYCLGIWQYKNENIFKHLKKKVNIGILKNYQESQDFWKKYDTFIDEGFHFLWDNFLKTNNQKDGMDSYSKFIDLMINYYKTRQL, encoded by the coding sequence GTGAAATCAAAATATATTCTCCCTATATTTCTTTTAGTTCAGATTATCTTTTTAAGAATCCTTCGATATTTTCCAGATTATGTAGAAGGTTTTTATAGCAATAATATATTTCGTAGAATTTCTCATTTTTTAAGAATCGGTCTTGGTAAAATTCCTTTTTCGCTTGGCGATTGCATTTACGCTTTTCTTATTTTAGCTATAATTGGATGGTTTTGGAAAATCCGAAAGACTTGGAGAACAGATTGGAAAGACCACATTTTAACCATATTAAGTAAAATTTCTGTTTTTTACTTTTTCTTTCATCTGCTTTGGGCTTTCAATTATTATCGTGAACCTCTTTTTGAAAAAATGGAAATAAAAAGAGAATATACCGATGCTGATCTTTTGAATTTTACTCTAAGACTTATTGCAAAAACTAACGAAGTCCAGTATCAAATTACTAAAAATAAAACTTCAAAAGTTGTCTTTCCTTATTCTCAAAAAGAATCTTTTCAGATGATTTTAAATGGCTACGATAATTTAGCGAAAGAACATCCTTATTTCAAATATAAAACGCTAAGTGTTAAAAAATCACTCTTTAGCGTTCCTTTAACCTATATGGGATTTGGCGGTTATTTAAATCCTTTTACAAACGAGGCCCAAATTAATGATTTACTGCCAATGTATAATTTCCCGTTAACCACTTCACATGAAATGGCACATCAAATTGGATTTGCAAGCGAAAATGAATGCAATTTTATTGGTGTTTTAGCTTCCGTTAAAAATGAAAATTTATATTATCAATATTCCGGATATAGTTTTACTCTTCGTTATTGTTTGGGAATTTGGCAATATAAGAACGAGAACATTTTTAAGCATTTAAAGAAAAAAGTTAATATTGGAATTTTAAAAAATTACCAGGAAAGCCAAGATTTTTGGAAAAAATACGACACTTTTATTGACGAAGGTTTTCATTTTCTATGGGATAATTTTTTAAAAACAAACAATCAAAAAGACGGAATGGACAGCTACAGTAAGTTTATCGATTTGATGATTAATTATTATAAAACGCGTCAATTGTAA
- a CDS encoding DUF4268 domain-containing protein, protein MYSREESQRIKREFWVAFAEKYPRKWVLYDTKIKDFSFKFFVDNKKAQVLIDIEHRSDEKRNAYFEKLEALKGILEEEFIKDLVFEKNYTLESGKTISRIWVEKTGVGFSNKNNWDAIFDFFNEKMHALEMFYLEYDEFIKDIDSL, encoded by the coding sequence ATGTACAGCAGAGAAGAATCACAAAGAATAAAAAGAGAATTTTGGGTAGCATTTGCCGAAAAATATCCTCGTAAATGGGTACTTTATGATACTAAAATAAAAGACTTCTCTTTTAAGTTTTTTGTAGATAATAAAAAAGCGCAGGTTTTAATTGACATTGAACATCGAAGCGACGAGAAAAGAAATGCTTATTTTGAAAAATTAGAAGCTTTAAAAGGTATTCTTGAAGAAGAATTTATTAAAGATTTAGTTTTTGAAAAAAATTATACTCTTGAAAGCGGTAAAACAATTAGCAGAATTTGGGTAGAAAAAACCGGCGTTGGTTTCAGCAATAAAAACAACTGGGATGCCATTTTTGATTTCTTCAACGAAAAAATGCACGCTCTTGAAATGTTCTATTTAGAATATGATGAGTTTATTAAGGATATTGATTCTTTGTAG
- the mnmA gene encoding tRNA 2-thiouridine(34) synthase MnmA: MKRVVVGLSGGVDSSVAAYLLQQQGYEVIGLFMKNWHDDSVTISNECPWLEDSNDALLVAEKLGIPFQTVDLSEEYKEKIVDYMFNEYEKGRTPNPDVLCNREIKFDVFMKIALSLGADYVATGHYCQKSEIEVDGKTVYQLIAGNDVNKDQSYFLCQLSQEQLSKALFPIGALTKPEVREIAAEMELVTAEKKDSQGLCFIGKVRLPEFLQQKLQPKEGKIVQVDKNDSIYNVDISSELSLEEKLKLESQKLEYLPTMGKVVGKHQGAHYFTVGQRKGLNVGGTTDPLFVIATDVETNTIYTGLSSSHPGLFKKALFVGKSEVHWIREDLTLKAGEKMEVMARIRYRQPLQKAVLHQFEDGMYVEFEEPQSAITEGQFVAWYLENELAGSGVIS; this comes from the coding sequence ATGAAACGAGTAGTTGTTGGACTTTCAGGTGGAGTAGATTCTAGTGTTGCCGCATATTTATTGCAGCAGCAAGGATACGAAGTTATTGGCCTTTTTATGAAGAACTGGCACGATGATTCTGTTACTATTTCTAACGAATGTCCTTGGCTTGAAGACAGTAACGATGCTTTGCTTGTTGCTGAAAAACTTGGAATTCCGTTTCAAACTGTTGATTTAAGCGAAGAATACAAAGAAAAAATCGTTGACTATATGTTTAACGAATACGAAAAAGGAAGAACGCCAAATCCTGACGTGCTTTGTAATCGCGAAATCAAATTTGATGTGTTTATGAAAATCGCTTTGAGTCTTGGTGCAGATTATGTGGCAACTGGACATTATTGCCAAAAAAGCGAAATCGAAGTTGACGGAAAAACGGTTTATCAATTAATTGCCGGAAATGACGTTAATAAAGATCAATCATATTTTTTATGCCAACTTTCACAAGAACAATTGTCTAAAGCTTTGTTTCCGATTGGCGCTTTAACAAAACCAGAAGTACGCGAAATAGCTGCCGAAATGGAATTGGTTACAGCCGAAAAGAAAGATTCTCAAGGTTTATGTTTTATTGGAAAAGTTCGCCTTCCAGAATTTTTGCAGCAAAAATTACAGCCAAAAGAAGGTAAAATTGTTCAAGTTGATAAAAACGATTCAATTTATAATGTTGATATATCGTCTGAACTTTCTTTAGAAGAAAAATTAAAACTAGAATCTCAAAAATTAGAATATCTTCCAACAATGGGTAAAGTAGTTGGAAAACACCAAGGCGCTCATTATTTTACAGTTGGACAAAGAAAAGGTCTGAATGTAGGAGGAACGACAGATCCTTTATTTGTAATTGCTACAGATGTTGAAACGAATACTATTTATACAGGTTTATCAAGCTCACATCCCGGATTATTCAAAAAAGCTCTTTTTGTTGGAAAATCTGAAGTGCATTGGATTAGAGAAGATTTGACGCTTAAAGCAGGTGAAAAAATGGAAGTAATGGCTCGAATCCGTTACCGCCAGCCTTTGCAAAAAGCGGTTTTGCATCAATTTGAAGACGGAATGTATGTAGAGTTTGAAGAACCGCAGTCTGCAATTACCGAAGGGCAATTTGTAGCTTGGTATTTAGAAAATGAATTAGCTGGTTCAGGAGTAATTTCTTAA
- a CDS encoding CoA pyrophosphatase: MNFQDFLKYVPNIIPIELPAIASHLKMAPKERIEGLKNLDIEALNARMAGVMMLFYPKQEKTHLVLIVRNTYEGVHSAQIAFPGGKFEKSDFNFENTALRETHEEVGIEREKIEIIKKFSPMYIPPSNFLVHPFLGIAKEELSFYPDIREVAGIIELPLSVFLNDEIIIEARLSTSYGANILVPAFNIQNHVVWGATAMILSELRDVLRTTFENQMD, translated from the coding sequence ATGAATTTTCAAGACTTTTTGAAATATGTTCCCAATATAATTCCGATTGAATTGCCAGCGATAGCTTCACATTTAAAAATGGCTCCGAAAGAGCGTATTGAGGGATTAAAAAATCTTGATATTGAAGCATTAAATGCAAGAATGGCAGGAGTAATGATGTTGTTTTATCCTAAGCAAGAAAAAACGCATCTGGTTTTGATTGTTCGAAACACATATGAAGGGGTTCACTCTGCTCAAATTGCATTTCCTGGTGGAAAGTTTGAGAAAAGCGATTTTAATTTTGAAAACACGGCTCTGAGAGAAACCCATGAAGAAGTTGGAATTGAACGTGAGAAGATAGAAATTATTAAAAAATTTTCTCCAATGTATATTCCGCCGAGTAATTTTTTAGTGCATCCTTTTTTGGGAATTGCAAAAGAAGAACTGTCTTTTTATCCAGATATAAGAGAAGTTGCAGGAATTATTGAATTGCCTCTTTCGGTTTTTTTGAATGATGAAATAATAATCGAAGCCAGATTATCAACTTCTTATGGAGCAAATATTTTAGTTCCGGCATTTAATATTCAAAATCATGTGGTTTGGGGAGCAACAGCCATGATTTTGAGCGAATTGAGAGATGTGTTAAGAACAACTTTTGAAAATCAGATGGATTAA
- a CDS encoding carboxypeptidase-like regulatory domain-containing protein, translating into MKYFAVFFFTLLANFGFAQDTQPTVPQRVSGYIINDNSKQPLAGVNVINTNKVRGAKSDEKGYFEIDVQVNDTLHFSILGFQSLRIRVTNDWVKNKVTRIQLTEKAIALEEVIIAPFTLTGYLEIDSKLIPTKENYRYSISGLTQGYEAGEYAPNAFGKVLGSIFNPADMLYNFFGKNGRELKKLKEMKKDDTVRTLLESKYDRETVAVLLGISKDEIPEIMHRCNYSDSFIQTANDLQIMDAISACYEQYKVLKRN; encoded by the coding sequence ATGAAATATTTCGCAGTTTTCTTTTTTACACTATTAGCCAACTTTGGTTTTGCGCAAGATACGCAGCCAACGGTTCCACAAAGAGTTTCAGGTTATATTATTAATGATAATAGCAAACAGCCCCTTGCTGGCGTAAACGTCATCAACACTAACAAAGTGCGTGGTGCGAAATCTGATGAAAAAGGATATTTTGAAATTGATGTGCAAGTTAACGATACGCTTCATTTTTCTATTTTAGGATTTCAATCGCTAAGAATCAGAGTAACAAATGACTGGGTAAAAAACAAAGTAACCAGAATTCAACTTACTGAAAAAGCAATTGCGCTAGAAGAAGTTATTATCGCTCCTTTTACGCTAACCGGATATCTTGAAATTGATTCTAAATTAATTCCAACAAAAGAAAACTATCGATACAGTATTTCTGGTCTTACACAAGGCTATGAGGCAGGAGAATATGCACCAAATGCATTTGGCAAAGTCCTCGGTTCGATTTTTAATCCCGCCGATATGCTCTATAATTTCTTTGGTAAAAATGGCCGAGAGCTCAAGAAACTAAAGGAAATGAAAAAAGACGATACCGTTAGAACGCTTTTAGAATCTAAATATGATCGCGAAACTGTTGCTGTATTATTAGGAATTAGCAAAGACGAAATTCCAGAAATTATGCACAGGTGCAACTATTCTGATTCTTTCATTCAAACCGCAAATGACTTGCAGATTATGGACGCAATTAGCGCGTGTTATGAACAGTATAAAGTCTTAAAACGAAATTAA